The Coturnix japonica isolate 7356 chromosome 9, Coturnix japonica 2.1, whole genome shotgun sequence genomic interval cTTTCATCAGTGATTACAGCTTCCCTGGGGCTTTCCTCTGGGAGCCTTTTCCTTCATGCAAACAAAGCTCGTGCCCGTTGTTCACATTCagagcagtgcccagcacacGTTGTTCTGACCTACTCAGAAGTTGACGTGCAGACTCTGGTGAGGAGTCTTCTGGTTTATGAGGGAAGTGTGTGAATCCCATTATGGACTGCAGTAAAATGATTCTTAAAGGTGTTTTATCCCCTGATACAACTCCATATGACTAAATATAAAGTTTATACTCCAATGTCTAAGACTCAAAGCCTGGAAAATGGTAGTGATGAAACAGACATTAGAGCAGCTCCCATTCACTTACCAATGGCTGTATCTGAGAATGGCCCAAACAACTTTTTATTCTATGGGCCCACGTGGATGTAAGGGGTACCAAGTTGTAAGGCATTTTAAAACCCTTTTTGCAGATCACCTTTCAAAATATGGAAGCAGCTCTAATGAGGGATCAACTCCAGTTTCTCCAAactttttattgctgtattaATGCAAATTGAAGCTACGGGACAAAAGGTAACGAGATTGGCTTAACCCTTTTGTCTCGCAGTGGCTAACAGCACTGAGGGCGACTCAGTTGGTAGCAGCTCCCTCTCCATTCCCACTGTGGCCCCCAAGGAAATGtcccagctgctctcagatTCCTTAAGCCCAAGGCACTCACGTTAAAACGTTTGCTGACATCATCTGTGATTCCGGTGCTGCCTCTATCAAAGACTGCCAAGTGTTTGTGGAGTTAGGAATCACAAAACCGAATTCAAAGAACCATTCTGCAAAGTAAAAAACAAGATTCAGAGGCatttgaaagaattaaaattaaaacaacaaacggttcttttgcttttcaccTGACAGGCTGGGGAACTCCCTAAACTATCCTAACTCTACTGCcaacattttatatttaaatgactTGGTGCTGGACCAAACCCTGCCCTCCTCTTACTGCTGATACTCCTTTCTGTAATAGCTGACAGAGATGATAAAGACATGCTGCTTGGCATGCTGCTTCCTTGACATTCAATGGAAATTCCATCACGCCTAACTAGGAATAGTGAAACCACATTCCCCTCTTGCAGCCATCCCCCAGATCCAGTTCAGACCAAGCATTACCCCAAAGGCAAGGAGGCTGATGTTGATCtgcccctcctcccccccagaTTAAGACTGATGCTGCAGCCAGGGAGATGAGATGGGCTGTGCTGAATGGAGGCACAATGACAACTGGCAGTGGCACTGCTGTAACCAAAGTAAAGCAGAGCTCTTGTGGCCCAGCCTACAGCGTGTATCCTGGCAGCATGAGGTGCTGCTGAGGAAGATATGCATGAGTACCCACCATGGGTGACACTGAAATAACCTGGTTCCGAgccccaggcagcctgcagTGGATTTGTGCCCCGCAGCGTGATTACCCAGATTTTTGGCTTACATAACAAAGTGTTAATACACTTATGAAATGCCATCCCTAATACTGTGGCCCATTAGTCCTGACCAGATGAATGCTTCAAGGGTTACTctgaaaaattaacatttctgtgTTCGACCCATTTGAGCTCCTCTGATCCCCCACCCCGGGATCCCTCCCCGCGCTGCAGCTGCGTACCTTCTAAACACTGCCCTTTGAAATAAACTTTCTGTTCCAGTCGGaatttttccatctgttctgCTGAGGAAAAGTTCAACTCCCGAGacactgctttgcatttcaggatttttttaGGAACTCGAGCTGCCAAACAGATAAACGACCATTATTAGGACACAATAAGACAAACTCAGGTGCTATTACAGTGTACTCTGAAATACTGATTAGTGCAGTACAAGATCACAGCGGCAggagaaacacaaacacaaagggctccccctgctttgcttttgtggGAATGAAAGCCGAGATGCAGCCAGGTGAAGTACCTTGCCAAgagccaggagcacagcaccGCTCTCTCAGACTCTTAGCTGTCTACTGCTAAAATACACGGTTCTTCAAGCCAAAACGTGAGATGTAATTTGAGTTTCTGCTTTAGGAACCGTGCAGCCAAAGGGCTCCTCTGTGCACTCAGTGTTtgtctttctcatttcttcttccctttcaggCCGTGCGTCCCCAGCAAACCACAaagggctgctgctcagcccagcagcagttCCAGCCATCTCCACAGCCGCAGGcagaaaaatcactttcagaACTTAAGAGACAGTTTAAGTGTGAAAATAATCAGTGATCCAAGATACCCGGGCTCTTGCAGCGGTGAGACACCGATACACGTGGCAAAGCACACCTGTATTTCATGAGGCTTTTTTTGCAGGCACAGAGGTAAGAGAAGAGGCACTTTACAGCAGATTCTCATTTGCTGAAAGGTCCAAATCAGGAGAATATATTAAACATCTCCAAAGCCCACTGTACGTAAGTGGTGTGATTGTACATAATCCTTCCTGTGTATCAGAAAACGTTTCTTTCATGTGgatttattagaaataaagcaGGGGGGGAATACAGCTGGTATGTGCTTTATATGCCGAACTGTTCCCAAATGGAAAACCTACCCACATGTTCCTGAGCAGACAGCAGGTCGCTGTTTAATAAGAGTCTATCAAACCCCAGGCAAATCCAACTAATGTAAAACAGCTTAATGGAGTAGGACCTTGATATGAGACCAGTCGAGAGAGCAGGAGGGTGAGGGAATGCGAGCTACCATCCTGTCCATGGGAAAGATACACAGCCCATGGTTTGCcaaaataggaaaatgaaaaagaaagctgaaagtgCCAAGGAAAAgttttgaatttaaaagcaCTCTGATggtttttggtctttttttttcagcctggaaatCTGCATGGCACCATTCTTGACTGCTCTCACAGGTACAGACTGCAGCCTGTTGCGAATAAACAGCCCTCAGCAGTGAGGTGTAAAATGACTTATTAAACTATTCTGCGATCTAGTGATTGCATTTCTTGATGAGCAGGTTTGCTTTAATACTGCAAAACTACAAAAGGAAAGGCTGCTTTTAATACAAGTAGTTCTGTGTAGCCTTTAAACCTCCAATCTAAGAGATTTTCATTGATATTTCTAACATCAAGCGGAACATTTTcagttacttatttttaaactcattttacCTCTATCCATCTCAGCATTCCTTCCTTGCTAAGCTGTATGGGAATAgcttttccccctctcttttcCTAATGAAGACCATCTCATCCTTAACCTTTCCAGTGGCTTTTTCTAATAGCTGCTCTCCGCACCTGGTCAAGTTTGCAGTCCCCCATCTGAAAGATGGATGACTGAACTGCATGCCAGATAATGTCTGACCAATTCCTTGTGCAATGGACATTAATCTCATGCCAGAATATGCTTTAATTCATTCCCTGAGCTCCTCTGATCGAGGTGAGCTGCTCATTCTCTAACCAGCTGAGGTTCTGGCTTAGCGATGTTTAACTCGTCCCTTTTGCCAGACACTGATTCATTCCCATCCTTCTCCACATGCTCCAGGTGTCTCTCAAAGCACAGCACGCTAGCAGTTCTGGTGACCAAGAGGTACAGTGCCACCCAGCCCCAAATGCACATTATGGCCGTACCTTCATGCTCCACTCCAGGTACAGACAGATCTTCTGTTCCTTGCCAGAGGATTTTCCCCGTTTCTGCATCCCGAAGATTCATCCAATTTCTGATTGGGAAGCaattaaggaaaacaagctACCTACGTCCCCAAATGCAGAAGCACCTGGAATTCTTAGTTCAGCTCTAATACAGGCTATTCCAGCTGAGTTTCAGGCATCTCTTCTGGTTTGCAGGAGgccaagaaaaaaagtcatggAGCAAATAAATGAACCAACCAACCTCTGACCGGAATGTATGCAATGAGAGCTGCAGAGGCACAGATTCAGATTCCACTTAGACTAAAGCCTGTTAACCTCAGTTATCAATTTTTGTCACTTCCAAAGGGTAGAGGCAATGTCACCATTGCACAAAGAAGTGGAGCATTGCTAACAATAACAGATAATCCCACACAAACACTCCATCATTTGAAAAATGCTAgaaaaagaagtgcttcctgtgTAACATTACAAAAAGAGGAATGGCACGAGGAACCATTTGTTGTGGTTCTCCATCCTCTGTCCCCCACTCTGTGCATTTATGTAGCCTGACTTGTTCCAAAAGATCTACTTACTATCTGCCATTTGATACATAGGAAAACAAGGAGAAGGTGGAGAGCATCATCCGGGAGTGCTCCACATGCTGCCCTCATCTCCTGGTGGAAAGCTAACAAGTTGAAATCCCTCCCCAGGTACCAAAGCAAGGGagatggggctgcaggcagcaagtcagagagaaacaagcagcagcatcaTGGCAAAAAGAACCTGCAGAGAGGCTGGGCACTTCATGTAGTTCTGGCTGGAAAAATCCAAGACCCCAACCAGCACGAGCTGCAGGATGGAACCACCTCAACTGTTATTGAAGATgtcaaaaacattaaaaaagagcCACCATTTTTAGGTACATCTTCCTacagacaaacacaaaaactaGCCAGGGTGAAGCTATTTGCATAGAAAGCACTATGCCATCTATCACACCACgtatgagagaaaaataacaaatgagaCAATCTGAGCATCTCACTGACAGATTCATTTATCTTCACAACACCCCGAGATGTAAACAGACTTGGCTATTAGCAGTACAGTAATTCACTAAATTGGGCACTTGATTACTGAAACCCTACGTTATATTTAAAACATGAGCCCCTCCAGATGTAATCCTTGCTTTTTGTTAACTATTGGTATCAGCTGGAGTTATGAGCTCCCAGGtctggctgcaggctgtgcagtgcCAAACTGAGCAGCAGACTGTACaagggcttgggttggaagCGGCCTTAAGGACCACCCAGTTCCTACCAGGGTCACCTTCCATTAGTCCAGGTTGCCAAAGCCCCCTCCAACCTGGcgctgagcacctccagggctggggaaccacagctctgggcagcagtgccagcacctcagtgccctctgagtaaagaatttcctccta includes:
- the PDE6D gene encoding retinal rod rhodopsin-sensitive cGMP 3',5'-cyclic phosphodiesterase subunit delta, translated to MSATDERAKEILRGFKLNWMNLRDAETGKILWQGTEDLSVPGVEHEARVPKKILKCKAVSRELNFSSAEQMEKFRLEQKVYFKGQCLEEWFFEFGFVIPNSTNTWQSLIEAAPESQMMSANVLTGNVIIETKFYDDDLLVSTSRVRLFYV